From a single Loigolactobacillus coryniformis subsp. coryniformis KCTC 3167 = DSM 20001 genomic region:
- the mvk gene encoding mevalonate kinase has translation MTLEQGIGVSNAKIILIGEHAAVYGKPAIVVPLTAVKLTAVTTPIAQGQLIESNYYTGPLARAINSFAGIKKLIQTILERFNQQQANFKLTITSQIPAERGMGSSAATAVAVTRSLYDFFDKKLNRATLLELANVAETVTHGAPSGMDAATTSSTAPIWFVKGHASYNLPINLKGNLVIADSGIRGQTGPAVRTVRERMADFPQETSVFMDQLAELALSTRKAIASQQLAQVGQNFTTAQLILQTLGVSNETIDHLVFVAQRNGSLGTKLTGGGRGGCIIALTADQANTDRLLAALAAEGVTQTWVQPLAHLNQTINQEYDHE, from the coding sequence ATGACATTAGAACAAGGTATCGGTGTGAGCAACGCCAAAATTATTTTGATTGGGGAGCACGCTGCCGTTTATGGTAAACCAGCGATCGTCGTGCCCTTGACCGCAGTCAAATTAACTGCCGTTACGACCCCGATCGCACAAGGCCAATTAATTGAAAGTAATTATTATACGGGTCCGTTAGCAAGAGCAATTAACAGCTTTGCTGGAATCAAAAAGTTGATTCAAACCATTTTAGAACGGTTCAATCAGCAGCAAGCCAACTTTAAACTCACCATCACCAGTCAGATCCCGGCAGAACGGGGGATGGGCTCTTCTGCAGCGACGGCAGTGGCGGTTACCCGAAGTTTATACGATTTTTTTGACAAAAAATTAAATCGCGCTACCTTATTAGAACTAGCTAATGTTGCTGAGACGGTCACCCATGGTGCGCCTAGTGGCATGGACGCTGCCACTACCAGTTCAACGGCGCCCATTTGGTTCGTCAAAGGCCACGCTAGCTACAATCTGCCGATCAATTTAAAGGGCAACTTAGTGATCGCCGATAGCGGCATTCGCGGGCAAACTGGCCCTGCCGTAAGAACCGTGCGTGAGCGAATGGCTGATTTTCCGCAAGAAACCAGCGTCTTTATGGATCAATTAGCTGAATTAGCGCTATCGACCCGTAAAGCGATCGCGTCGCAACAACTCGCTCAAGTGGGCCAAAACTTCACGACCGCCCAATTGATTTTACAAACGTTAGGCGTTAGTAACGAAACCATCGATCATTTGGTTTTTGTCGCCCAACGCAACGGTAGCTTAGGCACTAAATTAACCGGCGGCGGCCGCGGTGGCTGCATCATCGCCTTAACCGCTGACCAAGCCAATACCGACCGCCTATTAGCCGCCTTAGCTGCTGAAGGTGTCACCCAAACTTGGGTCCAACCCTTGGCGCACCTTAATCAAACTATTAATCAGGAGTATGATCATGAATAA
- a CDS encoding helicase C-terminal domain-containing protein — protein sequence MTSMNKDSIYAIVDLETTGTSVKDGDRIIQFGCALVQHGKMIDQIALDINPEREVPANILQLTHLTNKRLKAAPYFEDVAATISQLLQDKVFVAHNVNFDYPFLDAELQRVGQPALQLAAIDTVELAQILLPTAISYRLSDLTQLLAIEHTNPHQADSDAAVTAQLFIALSQRLANLPLVTRQALAKCATRSARETGAYFAVQAQPNDQPLPDYLYVSHGLALRKKSVSTTRLTTAEKEYPATDAAKKHYLQPLLKWRKTQGKMMDMIYANYAADPQPMILEAATGLGKSLGYLLPFSFRLQGQRQLVVSTSTAVLQTQFVQQTVPLLNQLLDIDLQAAIVKSPQHYIDLAKFSQSLAVADKVKQIQLLKMQLLVWLTMTKTGDFAELHLTTYHSPLFAEISHHSHEVISKDDPFAADDFWLAARKQQAKADVLVTNHAFLSQHVADDHFFPAGSYLVVDEAQQFPDAALKASSKQIIGGAIMQLIKRLHKSLMGVEGQPSLADLLADDPVARYNVISLDYGLNEFSQLLLQLQNQLHADFIFEQIPAEQRNGYIERSLDEAELADWVQANQGAGQKLRRLLNDCLLLADKLSQRLLNEQASWLVSEQKLWLDFNQQIQELLQVRTLLREVFTQLAQPDGGRLVWLTSKDYGDPASLTLQLSQLDITPLVETMCQHFTAPVFTGATLTVAHKFDYFKQQMGLADVAVIEKRFASPFRYKRQAAFFVVNDGPAIRGAADHAYTNYVARAIYQLTQNNQRQTLVLFNSLQMIAEVYRALMQTDLPLHREIFAQGMTGSKERITKRFSLSHRGILLGTGSFWEGIDLPKEALEQLIVARLPFEAPDGILTKARYRQLTAAKLNPFFKEALPKATLRLHQGFGRLIRTSADRGVMIVLDDRIVTTAYGKRMLKTLPASLPKSTASLVEVAATTDEFFARKV from the coding sequence ATGACGAGCATGAATAAAGACTCGATCTACGCCATCGTCGATTTAGAAACCACCGGAACCAGCGTTAAAGACGGGGATCGGATCATCCAGTTTGGCTGTGCCTTAGTCCAACATGGTAAAATGATCGATCAGATCGCGTTAGATATTAATCCTGAGCGTGAGGTGCCGGCAAATATTTTGCAGCTGACTCATCTGACGAATAAACGGTTAAAAGCAGCACCGTACTTTGAAGATGTGGCCGCGACGATCAGTCAGTTGTTACAGGATAAAGTTTTTGTTGCCCATAATGTTAATTTTGACTATCCATTTTTAGATGCTGAATTACAGCGTGTCGGTCAACCAGCACTGCAGTTAGCGGCAATTGATACGGTTGAGCTAGCGCAAATTTTATTGCCGACGGCGATCAGTTATCGCCTTAGTGATCTGACTCAGTTATTGGCGATCGAACACACCAATCCTCATCAGGCTGATAGTGATGCTGCCGTGACGGCACAATTATTTATTGCGTTGAGTCAGCGTTTGGCGAATTTGCCTTTAGTCACGCGACAAGCTTTGGCTAAATGTGCCACGCGCTCAGCCCGGGAAACCGGCGCGTATTTTGCCGTTCAAGCGCAGCCCAATGATCAGCCATTACCGGACTATTTATATGTCAGTCATGGGTTAGCTTTGCGCAAAAAGTCAGTTTCAACAACGCGTTTGACGACGGCCGAGAAAGAATACCCCGCGACTGATGCCGCCAAAAAGCATTATTTGCAGCCATTACTGAAGTGGCGCAAGACGCAAGGAAAAATGATGGACATGATCTACGCTAATTATGCGGCCGATCCGCAGCCGATGATCCTTGAAGCCGCCACCGGCTTAGGTAAGTCGTTGGGCTATTTATTGCCGTTTAGTTTTCGCCTGCAAGGGCAGCGGCAGTTAGTGGTCAGCACCTCAACAGCGGTTTTACAGACCCAATTTGTCCAGCAAACCGTTCCGTTGCTCAATCAATTACTCGATATTGATTTGCAAGCGGCAATCGTAAAAAGCCCACAACATTACATTGATCTGGCTAAGTTTAGTCAATCGTTGGCCGTTGCCGATAAAGTTAAGCAGATTCAACTGTTAAAAATGCAACTGCTAGTTTGGTTGACCATGACTAAAACTGGTGATTTTGCGGAACTGCATTTGACGACATATCATTCACCGCTATTTGCGGAGATCAGTCATCATAGTCATGAAGTAATCAGTAAAGATGATCCCTTTGCCGCTGATGATTTCTGGTTGGCGGCGCGTAAACAGCAGGCCAAGGCAGACGTGCTGGTAACAAATCACGCCTTTTTAAGTCAGCATGTCGCGGATGATCACTTTTTCCCTGCAGGAAGCTATTTAGTAGTTGATGAGGCCCAGCAATTTCCCGATGCGGCTTTAAAAGCTAGCAGTAAACAGATTATTGGTGGGGCGATCATGCAGTTGATCAAACGCCTACACAAATCCTTGATGGGAGTTGAAGGCCAACCATCATTAGCCGATTTGCTAGCGGACGATCCAGTAGCCCGTTACAATGTGATCTCACTGGATTATGGTTTAAATGAGTTTAGTCAGTTATTATTGCAGTTACAAAATCAATTACATGCTGATTTTATCTTTGAACAGATTCCGGCGGAGCAACGTAATGGCTATATTGAACGTTCACTAGATGAAGCCGAATTAGCTGATTGGGTTCAAGCTAATCAAGGTGCTGGACAAAAATTACGGCGCTTACTCAACGATTGTTTGTTACTAGCTGACAAATTAAGTCAGCGCCTATTAAATGAACAAGCTAGTTGGCTAGTTAGTGAGCAAAAGTTGTGGCTTGATTTTAACCAACAGATCCAGGAACTATTGCAGGTACGTACGTTGCTACGCGAGGTGTTTACACAGTTAGCACAACCTGATGGTGGACGATTAGTTTGGTTGACGTCTAAAGATTACGGTGATCCGGCTAGTTTGACTTTACAACTAAGCCAGTTGGATATTACACCGCTTGTCGAAACTATGTGTCAGCACTTTACTGCGCCAGTTTTCACTGGGGCGACGTTGACTGTTGCCCATAAATTTGACTATTTCAAGCAACAGATGGGATTAGCGGATGTTGCTGTAATTGAAAAGCGGTTTGCCAGTCCGTTTCGTTATAAACGACAGGCTGCCTTTTTCGTGGTCAACGATGGTCCGGCAATTCGTGGTGCTGCTGACCACGCTTATACTAATTATGTGGCGCGGGCGATTTATCAACTCACCCAAAACAATCAACGGCAAACTTTGGTTCTATTCAATTCCCTGCAGATGATCGCTGAAGTTTATCGGGCGTTGATGCAGACTGATTTACCGTTACACCGGGAGATTTTTGCCCAAGGGATGACTGGTAGTAAGGAACGGATCACCAAGCGATTTAGTTTAAGTCACCGCGGCATTCTTTTAGGTACTGGTAGTTTTTGGGAAGGCATCGATCTACCGAAGGAAGCTTTGGAACAATTGATCGTTGCGCGGCTACCGTTTGAAGCACCAGATGGTATTTTGACCAAGGCACGCTACCGTCAATTGACGGCGGCTAAGTTAAATCCCTTCTTCAAGGAGGCTTTACCTAAGGCAACTTTGCGTTTGCATCAAGGTTTTGGTCGTTTAATTCGTACCAGTGCTGATCGCGGTGTGATGATCGTATTGGATGATCGCATCGTCACCACCGCCTATGGCAAGCGGATGCTGAAAACCTTACCGGCATCACTACCTAAATCAACGGCTAGCTTAGTGGAAGTCGCAGCGACAACTGACGAATTTTTTGCAAGGAAAGTTTAA
- the fni gene encoding type 2 isopentenyl-diphosphate Delta-isomerase, whose translation MTKLSAHAHRKDEHVFLAEKFYHSDRNDFDQVRFVHQSLPEIALAEVDLTSQLAGQTIAAPFYINAMTGGSPRTQVLNQQLATLAAKLNIPLATGSQSVALKEPALAPSFEIVRQTDPTGVILANLGADATLAQAEQAIEMLQANALQLHLNTPQEIVMPEGEQRFYWLDNLATLIAKTTVPVIVKEVGFGMSRATLAQLVAIGVQYVDLGGRGGTNFVEIENARRPQRELDYLAGWGQSTVESLLESRAYQQQLTIYASGGVRQPLDIIKALALGAQAVGVAGTILHHLQKDGMAATTNLLRGWIEQLRAICALLGCRTISELPQKAELIFSPELLSYMQQRQIKW comes from the coding sequence ATGACAAAACTATCCGCCCACGCCCACCGCAAAGATGAACATGTCTTTTTAGCTGAAAAATTTTATCATTCGGACCGCAATGATTTTGACCAAGTGCGATTTGTCCACCAAAGTCTACCGGAGATTGCCTTGGCTGAAGTTGACTTAACTAGTCAGTTAGCTGGGCAAACGATTGCGGCGCCATTTTACATCAACGCGATGACCGGTGGCAGCCCACGGACCCAAGTCTTGAATCAGCAATTAGCGACGCTCGCCGCGAAGCTTAATATTCCGCTAGCTACCGGCTCACAAAGCGTGGCGTTAAAAGAACCTGCCTTAGCACCAAGCTTTGAAATTGTTCGCCAAACTGATCCAACTGGTGTGATTCTAGCTAATTTAGGCGCCGATGCCACCTTAGCCCAAGCTGAACAAGCAATTGAGATGTTACAAGCTAATGCCTTACAGCTCCATCTAAATACTCCGCAAGAAATCGTGATGCCCGAAGGTGAACAACGCTTTTATTGGTTGGATAACTTAGCTACGTTGATTGCTAAGACAACAGTACCGGTAATCGTCAAGGAAGTCGGCTTCGGTATGAGTCGAGCCACGCTAGCCCAGTTAGTGGCGATCGGCGTGCAGTACGTTGATCTCGGTGGCCGTGGGGGGACGAATTTTGTTGAAATCGAAAATGCCCGCCGGCCGCAACGTGAGCTGGACTATTTAGCTGGCTGGGGCCAATCAACCGTCGAGTCACTGCTAGAAAGCCGTGCTTATCAGCAGCAACTCACAATTTACGCCTCTGGCGGCGTGCGGCAACCGCTGGATATCATCAAGGCCCTCGCCTTAGGGGCGCAAGCCGTGGGCGTTGCCGGGACTATTCTACATCATTTGCAAAAAGACGGCATGGCGGCCACAACAAACTTATTACGGGGCTGGATCGAGCAATTAAGGGCGATCTGCGCCCTACTTGGCTGCCGCACGATTAGTGAATTACCGCAAAAGGCCGAATTGATTTTCAGCCCCGAACTGTTAAGCTACATGCAGCAACGGCAAATAAAATGGTGA
- a CDS encoding RsmB/NOP family class I SAM-dependent RNA methyltransferase, with product MLPEGFTEKYQQLLGAEAAPFLASFQNQGYKGFRINPLKPNPQAVNLDLTQPVPMTQWGYYGAVNGRQVDHQAGYVYSQEPSAMLVGAVAAPKPGERVLDLCAAPGGKTTHLAGFMQQQGLIVANEIMPKRAKILAENVERFGIENAVITNETPARLAKKFVGYFDRILVDAPCSGEGMFRKDPGAKQYWTPDYPAACAQRQREILTETLKMLRPGGELIYSTCTFSPEEDEQIIAWLLEQYPLSVVPITRQAGMSAGRPEWADGNPELAGTLRLFPHLFNGEGHFMAKLRLADGPVVAANKTKKQRKHAAPALTKEQQSLWQDFAKTMLPTTSFGHLLVHRDHLFAQPLAVELKGLKVVRPGLPLGEFKRNRFEPAYALALTLASAPQQLDLTTAQYVKYVHGETFTTDATGKGWYLLRYQDKSVGFGKLTGTTMKNFFPKGLRFVADVAE from the coding sequence TTGTTACCAGAAGGATTTACCGAAAAATATCAACAATTATTAGGCGCAGAGGCTGCACCATTTTTGGCTAGTTTTCAGAATCAGGGCTATAAAGGGTTTCGTATCAATCCATTAAAGCCCAATCCGCAGGCGGTTAATTTAGATTTGACCCAGCCGGTGCCAATGACGCAGTGGGGTTATTATGGCGCAGTTAATGGGCGTCAAGTTGATCATCAGGCTGGTTATGTTTATAGCCAGGAGCCAAGTGCGATGTTAGTCGGGGCAGTGGCAGCGCCTAAACCTGGTGAACGCGTGTTGGATCTATGTGCGGCACCGGGTGGTAAAACGACGCATCTAGCTGGTTTTATGCAACAACAAGGCCTCATAGTCGCCAATGAGATCATGCCTAAACGCGCCAAAATTTTAGCCGAAAATGTGGAACGTTTTGGTATCGAAAATGCGGTGATCACTAATGAGACTCCCGCACGGCTGGCTAAAAAGTTTGTAGGTTACTTTGACCGTATTTTAGTTGATGCGCCTTGTTCTGGTGAAGGTATGTTTCGTAAAGATCCTGGGGCTAAGCAATACTGGACGCCCGATTATCCGGCTGCCTGTGCTCAGCGGCAACGTGAGATCCTAACCGAAACACTGAAAATGCTACGGCCTGGTGGTGAGTTGATCTATTCAACTTGTACTTTTAGCCCAGAAGAAGACGAGCAGATCATCGCTTGGTTACTGGAACAGTATCCACTAAGCGTGGTGCCGATCACACGGCAAGCTGGGATGAGTGCAGGCCGGCCAGAATGGGCGGATGGTAATCCTGAATTGGCAGGGACCCTACGTCTCTTCCCGCATTTATTTAACGGTGAAGGCCATTTCATGGCCAAATTACGCTTGGCGGATGGCCCAGTTGTCGCAGCAAATAAGACTAAAAAGCAGCGTAAACACGCTGCACCTGCACTAACTAAGGAACAGCAATCATTATGGCAAGATTTTGCTAAAACTATGCTACCAACAACAAGTTTTGGTCATTTACTGGTGCACCGTGATCATTTATTTGCCCAACCACTGGCCGTGGAGTTAAAAGGGTTAAAAGTCGTTCGCCCCGGCTTGCCATTAGGTGAGTTTAAACGCAATCGTTTTGAGCCGGCTTACGCCTTGGCGTTGACGTTAGCGTCGGCCCCACAACAATTAGATTTAACGACGGCTCAATACGTTAAGTACGTTCACGGCGAAACCTTTACCACAGACGCTACCGGCAAGGGCTGGTATTTATTGCGTTACCAAGATAAATCAGTCGGCTTTGGCAAGCTAACTGGTACGACGATGAAGAATTTCTTCCCCAAAGGCCTGCGCTTTGTCGCGGATGTGGCAGAATAG
- a CDS encoding metal-sulfur cluster assembly factor translates to MEKDVAPTEEDAEVDAVRDNILTALESVIDPELGIDIVNLGLIYGVDLNEEGLCHIKMTLTTMGCPLSDLLNEQINQALSEVPEVKDVEVELVWYPAWSVDKMSRYARIALGIR, encoded by the coding sequence ATTGAAAAAGATGTTGCCCCAACTGAGGAAGACGCTGAAGTCGATGCCGTTCGTGATAATATTTTAACGGCATTGGAATCGGTCATTGATCCTGAATTAGGTATCGATATTGTTAACCTTGGTTTGATCTATGGTGTTGATTTGAACGAAGAAGGGTTATGCCACATTAAGATGACCTTAACAACAATGGGCTGTCCACTATCTGATCTATTGAATGAACAGATCAATCAGGCATTAAGTGAAGTTCCTGAAGTTAAGGACGTTGAGGTTGAATTAGTTTGGTATCCAGCTTGGTCAGTTGATAAAATGAGTCGTTACGCACGGATCGCATTAGGGATTCGTTAA
- a CDS encoding phosphomevalonate kinase — MITAQAPGKLYIAGEYAVVETGLPAVIVALNQFVTVSIEKSADYGSIMSKQYQENSLYWSRQGDEMVFDNRDNPFHYILSAIRLTEKYALEAGKRLSLYHLRINSELDSADGKKYGLGSSAAVTVATIKALLAYYELPLSKDKLYKLAAIAHLDVQGNGSLGDIAASVYGGWIAYQAFDRDWLQAIRRESSLTELLALEWPQLNIELLTPPANLQLMIGWTGSPASTSQLVDRITIAKAKKRADYQSFLEQSAACLQTMINGFKQKNLAVIQAQIKRNRELLQQLSDFSQVSIETPLLRKMCDLAEGFGGAAKSSGAGGGDCGIAIIDAALPIHQLATDWERNGIERLALAVHNVTL; from the coding sequence TTGATAACGGCTCAGGCCCCTGGCAAGCTATATATTGCGGGTGAATACGCAGTTGTAGAAACTGGTTTACCCGCTGTTATTGTCGCATTAAATCAATTTGTGACAGTCAGTATTGAAAAAAGCGCCGATTATGGCAGTATTATGTCCAAGCAATATCAGGAAAACTCATTGTATTGGTCACGTCAAGGTGATGAAATGGTTTTTGATAACCGGGATAATCCATTCCATTACATCCTTTCGGCAATTCGCTTAACTGAAAAATATGCGTTGGAGGCTGGCAAGCGACTTTCTTTGTACCATTTGCGAATCAACAGCGAGCTCGATTCAGCTGATGGAAAAAAATACGGTTTAGGCAGTTCCGCGGCGGTGACCGTGGCGACGATCAAAGCCTTACTCGCTTACTACGAGCTACCCTTAAGCAAAGATAAACTTTATAAATTAGCGGCGATCGCCCATTTGGACGTCCAAGGTAATGGCTCATTAGGCGATATTGCTGCCAGCGTTTATGGCGGTTGGATCGCCTATCAAGCCTTTGACCGTGACTGGCTACAAGCCATTCGCCGTGAATCAAGTCTGACGGAATTGTTAGCTTTAGAGTGGCCGCAGTTGAATATCGAGCTACTGACACCGCCAGCTAATCTACAACTGATGATCGGTTGGACGGGCTCGCCGGCCTCGACCTCACAATTGGTTGATCGGATCACGATCGCCAAGGCCAAAAAACGCGCTGACTACCAAAGCTTCTTGGAACAAAGCGCCGCATGCCTGCAGACGATGATCAATGGGTTTAAACAAAAAAACTTAGCCGTGATCCAAGCACAGATCAAGCGCAATCGCGAACTGTTACAGCAATTAAGCGACTTTAGTCAGGTGTCGATCGAAACACCTTTATTACGAAAGATGTGCGATCTAGCTGAAGGATTTGGCGGCGCTGCTAAATCTTCTGGTGCTGGTGGTGGTGACTGCGGTATCGCTATTATTGATGCCGCCCTTCCCATCCATCAGTTAGCCACTGATTGGGAGCGAAATGGCATTGAACGTTTGGCTTTAGCCGTCCACAACGTCACATTATAG
- the mvaD gene encoding diphosphomevalonate decarboxylase — MNKAITARAHTNIALIKYWGKLDADLIIPQNSSLSLTLEPFYTDTTVQFLPELTHDQIKIDGQLLSTAAGQRVHTFLDLVRQRAGLTAFAQVDSTNHVPMAAGLASSASGFAALAAAASKAAGLELSLPELSRLARRGSGSATRSIYGGFVEWQKGHDDLDSQAVPFQEKIDFDIQMIAILLDPRPKKVASRAGMAQVVATSPYYAAWPPTAEQDLIAMKAAILKKDLNLIGQLAEANAMKMHATTLSANPPFTYFESETLTAIELVQNLRNNGVSCYYTMDAGPNVKVICSAKETPAILAQLQQHFPADHLLVAKPGPGVTYI, encoded by the coding sequence ATGAATAAAGCAATCACCGCCCGCGCACATACCAATATCGCCTTGATCAAGTATTGGGGCAAACTCGATGCCGATTTGATCATTCCACAAAATAGCAGCCTATCGCTGACTTTAGAACCATTTTACACGGATACGACCGTGCAATTTTTACCTGAATTGACCCACGACCAAATCAAGATCGACGGTCAATTGCTGAGCACAGCTGCCGGCCAACGGGTTCACACCTTCCTTGACTTAGTCCGCCAACGTGCTGGCCTGACCGCCTTTGCCCAGGTCGATTCAACCAATCATGTGCCTATGGCTGCAGGGTTGGCTTCGTCAGCGTCTGGCTTTGCTGCCTTAGCGGCTGCCGCCAGTAAAGCTGCTGGCTTAGAATTAAGCTTGCCTGAATTGTCCCGTTTGGCCCGCCGCGGCTCTGGCTCAGCGACGCGCTCCATTTATGGGGGCTTTGTTGAATGGCAAAAAGGCCACGATGATCTAGATTCACAGGCGGTCCCTTTTCAAGAAAAAATTGATTTCGATATTCAAATGATCGCCATCTTATTGGATCCACGGCCGAAAAAAGTCGCTAGTCGTGCCGGGATGGCGCAAGTCGTGGCCACGTCACCTTATTATGCGGCCTGGCCACCGACTGCGGAACAAGATCTGATCGCCATGAAAGCCGCAATTCTTAAAAAAGATTTAAATTTAATCGGACAATTAGCTGAAGCTAACGCAATGAAAATGCACGCCACCACGCTTAGTGCCAACCCACCTTTCACTTATTTTGAATCAGAAACTTTGACCGCTATTGAATTAGTGCAGAACTTGCGCAATAATGGGGTTTCTTGTTATTATACTATGGATGCGGGTCCGAACGTGAAAGTCATCTGTTCGGCCAAGGAGACGCCCGCGATCCTCGCGCAACTCCAGCAGCACTTTCCCGCCGATCACTTATTGGTGGCTAAGCCTGGCCCTGGGGTCACGTACATTTAA
- a CDS encoding ABC transporter permease: MLKRKSILVGLLALVAFLGVFFFSQMNRVVYQDLLDHAGLSTNAQVIKTSSNQTIVAANQQLAAKTKLTDYQVQYRRPHSHTIFMYGAGNFKTLPLVSGRFFSDSDFTSPVPVAVVGQNVAQKLYTPTNQSYLKYGDRYLSVIGVVGTKKDSQLDDMIFISTSTQQSLSTKALRNFDIRLDGKPKLAHLTTFKHLFHATSVKHLVPQSTPFVGLAWLQEYWWFGGALILIVALFVGVAELWLVLARRMLKTASFYTDDAAAFYWRELRHFAVWSLVAIILGGLVGAWRLYILQYDLLTVLLVINYLICALYYALRLRHTLKRLPVR, translated from the coding sequence TTGTTAAAACGTAAATCGATTTTGGTCGGATTGCTAGCGCTTGTTGCTTTTTTAGGTGTATTCTTTTTTAGTCAGATGAATCGAGTCGTTTATCAAGATTTATTGGATCATGCGGGTTTATCGACCAACGCGCAAGTGATCAAGACAAGCAGTAATCAAACGATCGTGGCGGCTAACCAGCAATTAGCTGCCAAAACTAAATTAACCGACTATCAAGTTCAATATCGGCGGCCACATTCACATACAATTTTTATGTACGGTGCCGGTAATTTTAAGACTTTGCCGTTAGTTTCGGGCCGTTTTTTCAGTGACAGTGACTTTACTTCGCCAGTGCCAGTGGCGGTGGTGGGTCAAAATGTTGCGCAGAAGTTGTATACCCCGACCAATCAAAGTTATCTTAAATATGGTGACCGTTATTTATCGGTGATTGGGGTGGTGGGGACAAAAAAAGACAGTCAATTAGACGATATGATCTTTATTTCGACCTCAACGCAGCAAAGCCTGAGTACCAAAGCTTTGCGTAATTTTGATATTCGCTTGGATGGAAAACCAAAACTGGCTCATTTGACCACATTTAAACATTTATTTCACGCGACTTCAGTTAAGCACTTAGTACCGCAAAGTACACCGTTTGTCGGTCTTGCCTGGTTGCAGGAATATTGGTGGTTTGGTGGGGCTTTGATCTTGATCGTGGCTTTGTTTGTTGGTGTAGCTGAATTATGGTTAGTTTTGGCGCGGCGGATGTTAAAAACTGCCAGCTTTTACACTGATGATGCGGCTGCTTTTTATTGGCGGGAATTACGGCATTTTGCGGTGTGGTCACTAGTTGCCATTATTCTTGGCGGGTTAGTCGGTGCTTGGCGGTTGTATATTTTGCAGTATGACCTATTAACAGTTTTGTTAGTGATCAATTATCTGATTTGCGCCTTATATTATGCGTTACGCTTGCGGCATACCTTAAAGCGATTACCAGTACGTTAG